One Nocardioides aromaticivorans genomic window carries:
- a CDS encoding sensor histidine kinase → MPRLLPRSLTSRLVVTAVALVAVVSLLIGAVTTLGMRAWLMDRLDNDVRAAVDRVPGRGALPRFLPDDMPDRNGPSFFGEPHSITAVFSDAGERGFVLADTTDGYEPVALSSSAMDVLRDSTSRDARTLDLPGLGSYRVVARVQGSGETVVSGLPTDDVDEATLSLVRWEVALALLGILAAALAGTAVVRRQLRPLTEVAATAHAVAELPLDEGEIGVTERVPAHLTDPRTEAGQVGLALNQLLAHVESSLSARHRSEQQVRQFVADASHELRTPLTTIAGYTELARRQGDADTAAVALAKVQEEAGRMTALVEDLLLLARLDAGRPLEAEPVDLTRLLLEAVDDARVVAPDHRWQIVLPDDGEPIEVTGDRHRLHQVVTNLLGNARKYTPAGTVVTVTARPDGFDVHDDGPGFPADLVGTAFERFTRGDASRHRSDGVGLGLALVQAIVAAHGGHVTLASVPGDTVVRVRLTASS, encoded by the coding sequence ATGCCGCGCCTCCTCCCGCGCTCGCTCACCTCGCGGCTGGTCGTGACCGCCGTCGCGCTGGTCGCGGTGGTCTCGCTGCTCATCGGTGCGGTCACCACCCTCGGGATGCGGGCCTGGTTGATGGACCGGCTCGACAACGACGTCCGTGCGGCAGTAGACCGTGTGCCCGGCAGGGGCGCGCTCCCGCGGTTCCTGCCCGACGACATGCCCGACCGCAACGGGCCGAGCTTCTTCGGGGAGCCGCATTCGATCACCGCGGTCTTCTCGGACGCGGGCGAGCGCGGCTTCGTGCTCGCAGACACCACTGACGGCTACGAGCCCGTCGCGCTGTCCAGCTCGGCCATGGACGTGCTGAGGGACAGCACGTCGCGTGACGCGCGGACGCTCGACCTGCCGGGACTGGGCAGCTATCGCGTGGTCGCGCGGGTGCAGGGCTCCGGGGAGACGGTTGTCAGCGGCCTCCCGACCGACGACGTCGACGAGGCCACCCTCTCCCTGGTCCGGTGGGAGGTCGCGCTCGCCCTGCTCGGGATCCTCGCCGCGGCGCTGGCCGGCACGGCCGTCGTACGACGCCAGCTGCGGCCGCTGACCGAGGTCGCCGCCACCGCCCACGCCGTGGCCGAGCTGCCTCTCGACGAGGGCGAGATCGGCGTCACCGAACGGGTGCCGGCCCACCTGACCGACCCACGCACCGAGGCAGGCCAGGTCGGCCTCGCGCTCAACCAGCTGCTCGCGCACGTCGAGTCGTCGCTGTCGGCCCGGCACCGCAGCGAGCAGCAGGTGCGGCAGTTCGTCGCCGACGCCTCGCACGAGCTGCGCACCCCGCTGACCACCATCGCCGGCTACACCGAGCTCGCGCGCAGGCAGGGCGACGCGGACACGGCGGCGGTCGCGCTGGCCAAGGTGCAGGAGGAGGCGGGCCGGATGACCGCGCTCGTCGAGGACCTGCTGCTGCTGGCGCGCCTCGACGCCGGCCGGCCGCTCGAGGCCGAGCCCGTCGACCTGACCCGGCTGCTGCTCGAGGCGGTCGACGACGCCCGCGTCGTCGCGCCGGACCACCGGTGGCAGATCGTGCTGCCCGACGACGGCGAGCCGATCGAGGTGACCGGTGACCGGCACCGCCTGCACCAGGTGGTCACCAACCTGCTGGGCAACGCCCGCAAGTACACCCCGGCCGGCACCGTGGTCACGGTGACCGCACGGCCCGACGGCTTCGACGTCCACGACGACGGCCCCGGCTTCCCCGCCGACCTCGTCGGTACGGCGTTCGAGCGGTTCACCCGCGGCGACGCATCCCGGCACCGGTCGGACGGCGTCGGCCTCGGCCTGGCGCTGGTGCAGGCCATCGTGGCGGCGCACGGCGGCCACGTGACGCTGGCCAGCGTGCCGGGCGACACCGTCGTACGGGTGCGGCTCACAGCGTCCTCATAG
- a CDS encoding response regulator transcription factor yields the protein MTETATRPDGTPLRALVVDDEVNIAELVAMALRYEGWAVETAHTGGEAVAAVRGQGPDVVVLDMMLPDYDGMEVLRRIRADDPSVPVLFLTARDAVEDRVAGLTAGGDDYVTKPFSLEELVARLRALVRRAGSAVEQSRSTLVVGDLVLDEDSHEVTRGGDQVSLTHTEFELLRYLMRNPRRVLSKAQILDRVWNYDFGGQANVVELYISYLRKKIDAGREPMIHTMRGAGYVLKPAG from the coding sequence ATGACCGAGACCGCCACCCGCCCGGACGGAACCCCGCTGCGCGCCCTCGTCGTCGACGACGAGGTCAACATCGCCGAGCTCGTCGCGATGGCGCTGCGCTACGAGGGCTGGGCGGTGGAGACCGCCCACACCGGCGGCGAGGCGGTCGCGGCGGTGCGCGGGCAGGGCCCTGACGTCGTGGTCCTCGACATGATGCTGCCCGACTACGACGGCATGGAGGTCCTGCGTCGGATCCGTGCCGACGACCCGTCGGTCCCGGTCCTCTTCCTCACCGCCCGCGACGCCGTGGAGGACCGGGTCGCCGGCCTGACCGCCGGTGGCGACGACTACGTGACCAAGCCGTTCTCGCTGGAGGAGCTCGTGGCCCGGCTGCGGGCCCTGGTCCGGCGTGCCGGCTCGGCCGTCGAGCAGAGCCGCTCGACGCTCGTCGTCGGCGACCTCGTCCTCGACGAGGACAGCCACGAGGTGACCCGTGGCGGCGACCAGGTCAGCCTCACCCACACCGAGTTCGAGCTGCTGCGCTACCTGATGCGCAACCCGCGCCGCGTGCTGAGCAAGGCGCAGATCCTCGACCGGGTGTGGAACTACGACTTCGGCGGCCAGGCCAATGTCGTCGAGCTCTACATCTCCTACCTGCGCAAGAAGATCGACGCCGGTCGCGAGCCGATGATCCACACCATGCGGGGCGCGGGCTACGTGCTGAAGCCGGCGGGCTGA